Part of the Kitasatospora sp. NBC_00374 genome is shown below.
CGACGTCGGCATCACCGGCCGTGACCTGCTGCTGGACTCCGCCTCCGACGCCGAGGAGGTGCTGGCGCTCGGCTTCAGCGGCTCCACCTTCCGGTTCGCCAAGCCGGTCGGCCTGGCGGTGGAGGACGTCCAGGGCCTGGAGGGGCTGCGGATCGCCACCTCGTACACCGGCCTGGTCGAGCAGCACCTGGCCGAGCAGGGCGTGAAGGCGACCGTGACCAAGCTCGACGGCGCGGTCGAGACCGCGGTCCAGCTCGGGGTCGCCGACGTGATCGCCGACGTGGTGGAGACCGGCACCAGCCTGCGCAACGCGGGTCTGGAGGTCTTCGGGGAGCCGATCCTGGTCTCCGACGCCGTCGTGATCCGGCCCAAGGGCGCCGGCGAGGACACCCGGGTCGAGCAGTTCATGCGCAGGCTGCAGGGCGTGCTGGTGGCCCGCCGCTACGTGCTGATGGACTACGACATCCGGGCCGAGAAGGTCTCCGAGGCCGTCGCCCTCACCCCGGGCCTGGAGTCGCCGACCGTCTCCCCGCTGCACACCGAGGGTTGGGTGGCCGTCCGGTCGATGGTGCTCCGCAAGGAGGCCCAGCAGATC
Proteins encoded:
- the hisG gene encoding ATP phosphoribosyltransferase, with product MLRIAVPNKGSLSGPAAEMLHEAGYRQRKDPKELVLVDPGNQVEFFFLRPRDIAVYVGSGRLDVGITGRDLLLDSASDAEEVLALGFSGSTFRFAKPVGLAVEDVQGLEGLRIATSYTGLVEQHLAEQGVKATVTKLDGAVETAVQLGVADVIADVVETGTSLRNAGLEVFGEPILVSDAVVIRPKGAGEDTRVEQFMRRLQGVLVARRYVLMDYDIRAEKVSEAVALTPGLESPTVSPLHTEGWVAVRSMVLRKEAQQIMDDLWSIGARAILVTNIHACRL